In Capsicum annuum cultivar UCD-10X-F1 chromosome 11, UCD10Xv1.1, whole genome shotgun sequence, one genomic interval encodes:
- the LOC107848053 gene encoding glutathione S-transferase U17: protein MEHSTHCIFISCVFIDHIFMAKNDLKILGAWPSPYVMRPRIALNIKSLAYDFLEEQFGTKSDLLLKSNPIYKKIPVLIHDGKPICESLIIVQYIDENWTNSGPSILPSHPYDRAIARFWATYIDDKWFPSLRGIAAAQGEDAKKAATELVVEGLVLLEDVFKNSSKGQKFFGGDTIGYLDIALGCFLGWLRVTEKMNNVTLLNESKTPGLYKWAEDFCADSAVKDVMPETDKLAEAAKVIMSKMRAQASS from the exons ATGGAACACTCCACCCATTGCATCTTCATTTCTTGTGTGTTCATTGATCATATATTCATGgcgaaaaatgatttgaaaatattaggtGCATGGCCTAGTCCATATGTAATGAGGCCACGTATAGCACTTAACATCAAATCTTTGGCCTATGATTTCTTGGAGGAACAATTTGGTACTAAAAGTGACCTTCTCCTTAAATCAAATCCAATTTACAAGAAAATTCCAGTTCTAATCCATGATGGAAAGCCAATTTGTGAATCTCTAATCATTGTTCAATATATTGATGAAAATTGGACTAATTCTGGTCCTTCTATTCTCCCTTCTCATCCTTATGACCGTGCTATTGCAAGATTTTGGGCCACTTATATTGATGATAAG TGGTTTCCATCATTGCGCGGCATAGCAGCAGCACAAGGAGAGGACGCAAAAAAGGCAGCAACGGAGTTGGTGGTCGAAGGCCTGGTATTGTTGGAAGATGTCTTCAAGAATAGCAGCAAAGGCCAAAAGTTCTTTGGTGGTGACACAATTGGGTACTTGGACATTGCCCTTGGCTGCTTCTTGGGTTGGCTGAGGGTGACTGAGAAGATGAACAACGTAACGCTGCTTAATGAATCCAAGACTCCGGGTCTGTACAAATGGGCTGAAGATTTTTGTGCTGATAGTGCTGTCAAAGATGTCATGCCTGAAACTGATAAGCTTGCTGAGGCTGCTAAGGTCATTATGTCTAAAATGAGAGCCCAAGCCTCTAGCTAA